GCATACAATCCAAACTTCCCAACATTCCTGGAAAACCTCGACGTTCACCAATGTGAAGTAGTCTTGCAACATCATGAGCATTGGGTGATCGGAGATAGTGGGCTCCAAACACCTCAACAACAGCACGACAAAATCGCTTCAAGCTTTCTAAAGTTGTAGATTCTCCTATTTTGATGTATTCATCGGTAGCATCTGCCGGCATACCATATGCTAGCATACGAAATACAGCTGTAACTTTTTGCAAGCCTGATAACCCGAGTTTTCCCATTCTATCCCTTCGCTGGAGAAAGTAATTATCATGTCTTTGTATAGCATCCAAAATACGAAAGAATAAAGGACGACCCATTCGAAATCTTCGGCGAAACATCAAATCGGTAAATCGAGGATTCTCTGCAAAATAGTCGTTGAAAAGATTACGATCAGCATTTTCCCGGTCACGGTTAATAACTATATGACCAGGAATCGAGCCTCGACGTGAGCTTTGATTTTGTTGGTGTTGAGCGATACAAAAATTATTGTTAGCAGTGATTTGACCTACCACTTGCATTTCTTTATCATCATAATAttcatgtaaagcccgcttagttaatttggaaattagcagttatttatgttaatcaggaaattatttatagctatttaaataatttatcattgttatttatggaattcagatatgcataattatgtcatcagcagtttttatgtttcgtatttccggtgtccggtattttggaacgcggcgtttggctcagtagaaatcacaacttagtatgttagtattttggggacgggttttagacattgggaatgtcgggaatggccgggaatttagaatgtcccaaaaatacccctttagtgatttttatgtggttttagtatggaggggcaaaatggtctttttgccccaatgatattttgtcttatgtgttttttttttaaatggaaattaaataattatttatgtgattatttggctgaaatgaaatggtATTATATGGCTTTAGTTTCATTTATTTTCcacacttagtcatttttgaagaaatttccaaaaaactcacacacacacaaagctctctcttttctctcttgttcggccaagcttggggagcagctagggctggagTTTCTTGTCAAATTCAAGTTGTTCTTAGCAAGATCATAGTAATTTTTAATTGAGGTAACTCTTGGCTTTAATTCTTACTTGTTTTCTTGAAGAAAAGGTGTGAAAATGTGAGATGCATGTTGGTTTTCTATGTGAttcttgctgctgtaatttgaggttaatttctgagtttaaagcttgttagattgaagttaatttaggttgttttgaagcatgatagttagattgagctaagctttgttgtttttatgtaaaaaagtatgaattttggtaGGAAAGTGTTGTGTTtatgttctgtgttgttgctgttgttcttgttagtttgcagaggttagattatgcttagttatgttgatttatgttggtttgcatgctggttttggtggtttgctcaagcttgagtttggaactcaaagcttgagctccaatggtgaattttgcatgtgggatttctgggtaggtttgatgctctagaattgttatttgggacctatagaggaggtctggaaagtttgggatcaattgggttcgaattggtcaagttatgtgaatttttgcttgctgcctgcgaggaaccggaattccggttgagcatccggaattccggatggggtcctgaattttcccagaaccggaattccggttgggcaaccggacttccggatgggggattttcagaaccctagttttcctcgtttttgggtttttaggggtattgccatgctttttatcgatagggaaacttttagtttcaagttttagtccccgggaagtgatttagcgtgtcacttatagcgttgtggtttttatggtttaggagccagtaattcgccgttcagcttcagttccagtcaggttgaccggcacacctgaaatcggaatccaggtaagattagtataacagtatgcatatgtagattacatgtttagcgtgcatgtaggaagcctgttagtttacattagataagtatttaggcttcgaaccacccaaccccgtcacgtcggtacgagtggagtatgaccgacggcggagtatgaccggttcgaccgatcagccgacaccggttggtggttcggtgctattgacctatcccgtcggtacgagtggagtatgaccggcggcggagtatgaccggttcgaccgatcgggaggatacttgtcaatagtaccgtcccccgaacgttcaaaactcggtaccatgttggacatggcggtagtgctcggcaccatgttggacatggcgatggcgggactcggtatcgtgttggacacggcgatcggttttatgtatgatattattatgcttttcttactgagtctgtcgactcacagtttacgttcatgtgtaggtaaaggcaaggcagttgctgatggaccgtgagcgagcttatgagattgtacatgtcggggcggttaggcctggagcgtacgatcctcgggacagcagggctgagattttgtaactgtcgttagacgactttattttgatgtaaaagttgaacagtaaaaacgtttgtaaatatttttataaatcgggatcccgagactttttgtaaaatggtttataagtttaatgaaaaagcaaaattttaattaatcacgtttttccataaacctcgttgactagcaacgagctgcacagtacgtttaaaaatcacgtaatacgcctaagatagttagggtgttacaacttggtatcgtagccgctgtgttgtcttccgaagatcgtcacgacatgtacaatcatcatcggccagctagctcggttcacggttcagtaagcctttattgctttagtagtttattttattcagttatgaaaaagaaaagcctgttaggaagcatgttagtagcctgatagtagaataggcgcatgtttcatttctaatttccaaattaagcggcattagtaagctccccttgaatacgacctgatatgcccactcttggtttcgcaggcggttctaactagatggacgccaggcggactaccaggagtcgaggcaactcagtggggtcgaatcagggagagggagctcggtttcccccacctgctcggggccgaggtagaggtccccgaggcagggctcgtggtcggggtgatgagaacccgccacaggctgcccaggctcccccagccgatcagggagccccgaactgggagttacggtttgcggagatgcaagcccggatcgaagaacaagacctcgagattcagaggttgagacagcagggtgctcctgccggttccggtgccgcagttccggtggcacccgcccctgcgcCGCccgtgccgagatggtagtggcggcccatagattggagcctttgtatgagaggttccggaaacaagcacctccggtattcctgggaggtccagatgtgtcgaaagccgagcagtggcttacggtgatcaccagaatcttgaacttcatgggtgtcaccggcaacgacagagtggtgtgcgccacatttcagttccaggaggatgccctggtatggtgggacatggtgtctcagattcacgatgtcaccaccatgacttgggagaggttccaggaactcttcaacgcgaagtactacaacgaggcggttagaagcgccaagagaaaggaattcgttcacctgacccagcgggagaacatgagtgtcactgagtatactactcagtttgaccggttggcgaggttagcctcgggaatcgtgccgaccgacttcagcagaaaggagaagtatctggacgggttgcatcccaagatcaggcatgacctgatgattaccacagacgacagcaccacctacgctcagatggtggagaaggcactgcgagctgagggcgcagtggggtgcatgtcagagtcagctagtactccggttggtggcggagctcctacccctcctgcatcaggcttcagcagggggagtagtggttcggccattgatcagaggaagagggcacccactgctttcggcggctcgagtcagaacaagaggttccgggggaaccagaacagagggagtcgtcctggtggtaacgagactcgcttctcctaccccgagtgccctagctgcaagaggcaccatcggggagagtgcaaggggcagggatgctttcattgtggcatgcccgggcacttcaagagggaatgtccccagctccggccagaagcaccgagagctccagcgatgcccactccagcccagggtattcgcgatcacgcagccgatgcggatgccggcccatcggttgttacgggtcggattcttattaacgactcgctttattcggtctttgtttgattctggggctacacgttcttatgtggcggccagagtctttagtaagttgggtagaccctttgatagatatgaatcggggtttggaaccacattacagcggagaattggttatctccaataggtggattaggtctatgccgatcaggatagatggtagagagttgagcgctgatctgatagagatgagcttagtcgaatttgatattattttaggaatggatttcctatctaaatatttggcgagtattgattgcaagaggaagatggtggtcttccaaccggaaagtgaagaaccgttcgtatttgtgggttcggttcagggatctcggatcccggtgatctcggctttgtcagcgagagaattattgcacggtgggtgcttagggtttctggccgtggtagtggacaccactcggccagactccattcggccagaggacatcagtgtggttcgggaatttttggacgtgtttcccgaagaacttccagggttaccacctgaacgggagattgacttcgtgattgacttggcaccaggggtggatccggtttctaaagccccgtataggatggctccagctgaacttagggagttaaagattcaactccaagggttgcttgacatagggttcattcggcccagtgtgtcaccctggggagccccggttttgttcgtgaagaagaaggatggatctatgaggatgtgcatcgactacagggagttgaacaagctgacagtgaagaatagatatccattacctaggatcgatgacttgttcgatcagcttcaggggaagacggtcttttctaagattgatctccgttcaggttatcatcagttgagaatccgagaggaggacattccaaagacggctttccgcactaggtatggacactacgagttcctggttatgtcattcggactaaccaacgctcctgcagcattcatggacctgatgaatagggtattcaaggatttcctcgatatctgtgtgattgtgtttatcgacgacatcctcgtgtactctcagtcagaagaggagcatgagttacatcttcagatggtactgcaacgacttcgagaacatagactctacgccaagttcaagaaatgtgagttctggttgtctcaggtgtccttcctaggacacattgtgggtaaggatgggatcaaggtggatcccgggaagattgaatccgtcagggattggccgagaccgaagacagtgacagaaatcagaagcttcttgggattagctgggtactaccgtaggttcgtggaggggttctccaaaatttcaatgcccctaaccgagcttacaaagaagaatcagcgatttatctggtcagataaatgcgaagctagttttcaggagctgaaacagagattgattactgctccggtgctagctttgccttcggacaaggagaagttcgtggtctattgtgacgcatccaaacagggtttggggtgcgtattgatgcaagccgatcgggttatcgcttacgcctcccgtcagttaaaggattatgaacagcgatacccgactcatgatttagaattgaccgcagtggtttttgcactgaagatttggcggcattacttgtatggtgagaagtgcgagatctataccgaccataaaagtctcaagtatttctttactcagaaagatttgaacatgagacaaaggcgttggttggaattagtgaaggactatgattgtgagattctttaccatcccgggaaagccaatgtagtggccgatgccctgagcagaaagggtcccgggcaagtagctagcatggttcagatctcacctcagctagcggaggatatggttagatccagcattgagtttgtggtaggtcagcttcacaacttaacgctgcaatctgatctgttagaaagaataaaggttgctcagacgacagatccggagttagtgaagatccgagatgaggtattggtggtcaagccaaagacttttcaaagTGTCGGctagtggaatgcttttgtataaagccggggtttgtgtcccgaacggtgtggacttgaggaacgagatctttgaggaggctcatgctactccatattctctacatcccggcaccaccaagatgtaccaagatttgaaaccgtacttcggtggagcggtatgaagaagaatttggtagaattcgtttcgagatgcctcacgtgtcggcGAATCAAGGCCGAACATCGGAGACCACGGCGGGGTTGTTgcggcctctaaccctaccgtaatggaaatgggaggatatttcgatggattttgtggtcgggttacctaggaccacgggtatgtacgactccatctgggtagtggtggatcgatttacgaaatctgctcattttctgccggtcagaacaacatttacagtggatcagttggcagaattatacgtcagggaaatagtgagacttcacggggtaccgaagtctatagtttcggatagggatccgaaattcacctctaaattttggcaaagtttgcaacgggcaatgggtacgaagctaaaattcagtacagcattccatcctcggacggatggtcggtcagaaaggacaattcggatattggaggatatgccgAGAGcccgtgttatggactttgagggttcatggagtaaatacctaccgttagtggaattttcatacaacaacgaTTACcgcagtacgatagggatggcaccctacgaaccgttgtacggtaggaaatgtagatcccctatccaccgggatgagacggggagaggaaatacctaggtccgcagtcggttcggcggaccaatgaggcaatagagaagattaaagctagaatgcttgcctcccgcaGTAGACGGAAGAGTTACGcggtccgaaacgtagggatgttgagttccgagtaggggaccatgtgtttttgcgagtatctccgatgaaggggattaaacgtttcgggaaaagaggcaagttatgccctaggtttacaggacctttcgagattctcgagaagataggtcaagtggcatatcggttagcattgcctccagctttatcagcagtgcacaacgtatttcatgtctcaatgttgagaaaatacgtttcagacccctctcatatactcagttatgagagccttcagcttcagtcagatatgtcttacgaagaacagccagtgcagatcctggatagaaaggataaagtccttcggaataagaccatagcgttggtcaaggttctctggagaaacagtaaggtggaagaagccacctgggagcttgagtcagatatgcgagctcaatatccagagttattcaggtgagatttcggggacgaaatccttttaaggggggaatagttgtaaagcccgcttagttaatttggaaattagcagttatttatgttaatcaggaaattatttatagctatttaaataatttatcattgttatttatggaattcggtatatgcataattatgtcatcggCGGTTTTATGTTTCGTATTTCGGTGtccgtattttggaacgcggcgtttggctcagtagaaatcacaacttagtatgttagtattttggggacgggttttagacattgggaatgtcgggaatggccgggaatttagaatgtcccaaaaatacccctttagtgatttttatgtggttttagtatggaggggcaaaatggtctttttgccccaatgatattttgtcttatgtgatttttttttaaaatggaaattaaataattatttatgtgattatttggctgaaatgaaatggtATTATATGGCTTTAGTTTCATTTATTTTCcacacttagtcatttttgaagaaatttccaaaaaactcacacacacacaaagctctctcttttctctcttgttcggccaagcttggggagcagctagggctggagTTTCTTGTCAAATTCAAGTTGTTCTTAGCAAGATCATAGTAATTTTTAATTGAGGTAACTCTTGGCTTTAATTCTTACTTGTTTTCTTGAAGAAAAGGTGTGAAAATGTGAGATGCATGTTGGTTTTCTATGTGAttcttgctgctgtaatttgaggttaatttctgagtttaaagcttgttagattgaagttaatttaggttgttttgaagcatgatagttagattgagctaagctttgttgtttttatgtaaaaaagtatgaattttggtaGGAAAGTGTTGTGTTtatgttctgtgttgttgctgttgttcttgttagtttgcagaggttagattatgcttagttatgttgatttatgttggtttgcatgctggttttggtggtttgctcaagcttgagtttggaactcaaagcttgagctccaatggtgaattttgcatgtgggatttctgggtaggtttgatgctctagaattgttatttgggacctatagaggaggtctggaaagtttgggatcaattgggttcgaattggtcaagttatgtgaatttttgcttgctttgctcgcgaggaaccggaattcggttgagcatccggaattcggatggggtcctgaattttcccgagccgattccggttgggcaaccggacttccggatgggggattttcagaaccctagttttcctcgtttttgggtttttaggggtattgccatgctttttatcgatagggaaacttttagtttcaagttttagtccccgggaagtgatttagcgtgtcacttatagcgttgtggtttttatggtttaggagccgatggtcgccgttcggcttcggttccggtcgggttgaccacaCACTGAAatcgaatccgtgtaagattagtataacagtaagcatatgtagattacatgtgtagcgtgcatgtaggaagccggttagtttacattagatatgtatttaggcttcgaaccacccaaccccgtcacgtcggtacgagtggagtatgaccgacggcggagtatgaccggttcgaccgatcaggctgacactggttggtggtttagtgctattgacctatcccgtcggtacaggctggagtatgaccagcagccggagtatgaccggttcgaccgatcaggaggatacttgtcaatagtaccgtcccctgaacgttcaaaactcagtaccatgttggacatggcagtagtgctcagtaccatgttggacatggcagtagcgggactcagtatcgtgttggacacggcagtcagttttatgtatgatattattatgcttttcttgcgagtccgtcgactcacggtttacgttcatgtgtaggtaaaggcaaggcgattcttgatggaccgtgagcgagcttatgagattgtacatgtcggggcggttaggcactggagcgtacgatcctcgggacgacgaggccgagattttgtaactgtcgttagacgactttattttgatgtaaaagttgaacagtaaaaacgtttgtaaatatttttataaatcgggatcccgagactttttgtaaaatggtttataagtttaatgaaaaagcaaaattttaattaatcacgtttttccataaacctcgttgactagcaacgagctgcacagtacgtttaaaaatcacgtaatacgcctaagatagttagggtgttacaattcaTCATCTGAAGAAGACGATGATGATAAATACGATGAACTACCAGGAtaagaattcatatttttttcaaagttAAATTGCATATATTTTTGGTGTGCCTCATATCATGTATCATATCcatattttatagtgtaaaCATTCTTATCTTCTGATtccaaaattaaaagataagaaaTCTAGTGATTTAATCTTGGCCGCTGAAATTATTTCACCACGATCTCAACCGTTGCAGTGTGTTGTCACATCACAACCTTATCTTTTGATtccaaaattaaaagataagaaaTCTAGTGATTTAATCCTGGCCGCTGAAATTATTTGACCACGATCTCAACCGTTGCAGTGTGTTGTCACATCACATCCTTATCTTctgatttcaaaattaaaagataagaaaTCTAGTGATTTAATCTTGGCCACTGAAATTATTTCACCACGATCTCAACCGTTGCAGTGTGTTGTCACATCACATTATTATCTTCTGATTCCAAAATTACAAGACAAAAAATCTAGTGATTTAATCTTGGCCGTTGAAATTATTTGACCACGATCTCAACCGTTGCAGTGTGTTGTCACATCACATTATTATCTTCTGATTCCAAAATTACAAGACAAAAAATCTCACAGTTTAATCTTGGCCGCTGAAATTATTTCACCACGATCTCAACCGTTGCAGTGTCTTGTCACATCACAACCTTATCTTCTGATTCCaaaattaaaagacaaaaaATCTCAGTTTAATCTTGGCCGCTGAAATTATTTCACCACGATCTCAACCGTTGCAGTGTGTTGTCACATCACAACCTTATCTTCTGATtccaaaattaaaagataagaaaTCTAGTGATTTAATCTTGGCCGCTGAAATTATTTGACCACGATCTCAACCGTTGCAGTGTGTTGTCACATCACATCCTTATCTTCTGATTCCAAAAGTAAAAGACAAGAAATCTCACAGTTTAATCTTGGCCGCTGAAATTATTTGACCACGATCTCAACCGTTGCAATGTATTTTCCTTTCCTATATAATCTCACACTTCTCATTCAATTTGATCACATCTCTTCAACATATTTCCTAAATAGCtatattttcttcaaaaatgtCTTCCATTCGCGGTTCTTCTTACTCAGTAGAGGAAGATGTGCACTTGTGTCATGTCTATGTTGACATTTCTCAAGATCCAATCGTAGGAAGAAACCAATCAGGTAATAATTTTTGGGCAAGAGTTCAATCAGAGTACCACAAAGATGGAAAATTTAGTAATAAACCTCGCCCAGTAAGATCTTTGCAAACTCGAATGTCTACTATTAATAGTGCAGTTGCAAAATTAAGGGGATGTATCaaccaaattgaaaataaaaatccaaGTGGTGCTTCAGCAGAAGACATTGTAAGTGtttgttattataatttatttattattactatcttatttttcaattttcattaaCGTTATTACTTAATTTATATTGCAACAGTTAATTCAAGCGAAGATGTTATTAGCCCAAGATAAAAAGTACGATAAAGGCTTTAAATTTGATCATGTGTGGCACATCCTCAAAGGTATTCAAAAGTTTTCAAATGATGAAAACATCAATGCACCACGTAGATTCCAACACGAAGGTCCTAGTTTCACTTCATCAAAATAATCATCTCACAATTTTGAGTCTCCAACATCGGCATCCACTGGTATGAGTTCATTTGATCTAAACATGAATAATGAGGAAATGAATACTTATCCAACAGAAAGACCATGTGGTGTAAAAAAAGCAAAGGAAAAACAATTAGGTAATGATCAATTCAACAAACTAATGGAACAAAATAAAGAACTCATTAAAGTTATTGAAAAGAGTAACAAGGATAGAAATGAACGTCACAGAAGAAAGGCTGACGAAAAAATTTTATTCACGGATTTGAATTCTATATCTGATCCAGAGTTTAATAAGTACATTCAAAGTGAAAAAAGACGAATTTACAAAGAAAGGGCACAAACATCCGAAGTTGGAGAACAAGGAGAAGGATCTCAATATGAGGGATCTCAATATCAGGGATATCCAAATCAGGGATCTCAATATCAGGGATCACAAT
This region of Cannabis sativa cultivar Pink pepper isolate KNU-18-1 chromosome 7, ASM2916894v1, whole genome shotgun sequence genomic DNA includes:
- the LOC133039716 gene encoding uncharacterized protein LOC133039716 yields the protein MHLTFSHLFFKKTKMQVVGQITANNNFCIAQHQQNQSSRRGSIPGHIVINRDRENADRNLFNDYFAENPRFTDLMFRRRFRMGRPLFFRILDAIQRHDNYFLQRRDRMGKLGLSGLQKVTAVFRMLAYGMPADATDEYIKIGESTTLESLKRFCRAVVEVFGAHYLRSPNAHDVARLLHIGERRGFPGMLGSLDCMHWKWKNCPTAWGGQYAGRSGSPTIILEAVADYDLWIWHAYFGLPGSNNDINVLEASHLFANLAEGIAPPSNYVIKGKEYSMGYYLADGIYPKWSTLVQTIHDPRGPKKKLFVMKQEACRKDVERAF